The Streptomyces sp. NBC_00162 sequence GAAAACCAGCACCTCAGCCATGTCGCTCCCCTCGCGCTGCGGTGCCCGGGCGGCGCCGCAGCACGAGTATGGCCCGCGCCACTGACATCTGCGGGTCGTAGCCGGACGGGATCAGATCCCGCTGGATGGCCTCATCGGCCCACTCAGCCTGCAGGTAGCGGACCTCACCGAGGAGTTCACCGATGCGGGTCCGCTGGGTGAGCTGGTCGGCCAGGATCTGGGACCGGTGTTCGCCGGCTTGAGCCATCGCCGCGGCGATCGCGGTCCTGGCCTCGCCTCGCCTCGCCTCGGGGTTGTCGTAGAGGAAGGCGCGGGAGACGTCCGCGCTGCGGGCAACGGCGGCCACTGATCTGGGCCTTGATCTCAGGTGAGATGTCTTGGCGATCACGGCTGTTGGAAGGTTCAACCTGCGTGCCGAGGGCCGGGCCGGGCGCACGGGCACATATGCGAACCCCTACCCTGGTGCCCGCCACGTGGCGAATTTCGAACAGTGCGACGAACGGGATGTGACAGGTGACGGGGGCGAACGGCGCGGATCTGGTCGGCGAGGTTCTGGGCGGGCGATACCGCGTGACCGCCACGATCGGCCGCGGTGGCATGGGTGTGGTCGCCCGGGCGGTAGACCAGTTGCTGAACCGCGAGGTCGCCGTCAAGGTCCTGCGGGCCTACACCGACGCCTCCCCGGCCGAACTGGCCGATCTGCGGGTCCGGATGCAGCGGGAGGCGCAGGCCGCCGCCCGTATCCGGCACAGCGGTGTGGTCACCGTGCACGACGTGGTCGAGGAGCAGGGGCTGCCGGTCATCGTCATGGAGCTGGTCGACGGACCCTCCCTCGACGCTGTGCTGGCGGAGCGCGGCTCACTGGATCCGCGCGAAGCGGCCGCGATCGGTGCCAAGCTGATGGACGCGCTCGACGCGGCACACCGGGCCGGGGTCCTCCACCGGGACGTCAAGCCCGGCAACGTACTGCTTGAGCGCAGCGGCCGGGTCGTGCTCACCGACTTCGGCATCGCCAGCATGGAGACCTCCGGCGACGAGGCCCTGGCCAAGCTGACCCAGAGCGGTCAGATCGTCGGCTCTCTCGACTACCTGCCACCGGAGCGCGCACAGGGCCAGGTACCGGGTGCCGCGTCGGACATCTGGGCGCTCGGCATGACGCTGTACGCGGCCGTGGAGGGCGCTTCGCCCTTCCGTCGTACGTCGGTGTGGTCCACGCTGGCGGCGATCGTCGGCGAACCGCTGCCGGAGCCCCGGCGCGCCGGACCCCTCACCCCGGTGTTGCAGGCGCTGATGGCCAAGGACCCGCTGCAGCGGCCCGACGCCGGGCAGGCGCGCGAGATGCTGGAGGCGGTGGCCGCGGGCAGGAGGGCGGACCTCGCGGCGGCACCGGCGCCCCAGCCCGTCACTCCGCCGGGCTTCGGTCCGGCTCTCGCCGTGCCTCTCTCCCCGCCTGCCCCCCAGCCCGTCGCTTCCTACTCGGCCGGCGCGTACGCTGCCCCTCCGCTGGTGGGCGGCGCGCAGCCGGGCATGGCGCCAGGTATGCCCGCCGGTCACAACGGCAGTTCCGAGACCCGTGCCACGACGGTCCGCGCGCGGCGCCGCCGCACCCGTACCATCGTCGCGGTGGCGACCGCCACCGTCCTCACCTGCGGCGGAGTCGCCTACGCTCTGATGGACATGCGAGGCGTCGAGGGCAGCGGTGGGTCGAACGCGGCGTTGCCCACGGCGAGCACGACCGGCGGCCGGACCTCCCCGGGGGACCTGATGTCCATCAGCCCCGGCGAGCAGTCGTCCGGTACCCCTCCGAAGAAGGATGAGGGCCGAGAGCCAGGTCCCAC is a genomic window containing:
- a CDS encoding serine/threonine-protein kinase, with the protein product MTGANGADLVGEVLGGRYRVTATIGRGGMGVVARAVDQLLNREVAVKVLRAYTDASPAELADLRVRMQREAQAAARIRHSGVVTVHDVVEEQGLPVIVMELVDGPSLDAVLAERGSLDPREAAAIGAKLMDALDAAHRAGVLHRDVKPGNVLLERSGRVVLTDFGIASMETSGDEALAKLTQSGQIVGSLDYLPPERAQGQVPGAASDIWALGMTLYAAVEGASPFRRTSVWSTLAAIVGEPLPEPRRAGPLTPVLQALMAKDPLQRPDAGQAREMLEAVAAGRRADLAAAPAPQPVTPPGFGPALAVPLSPPAPQPVASYSAGAYAAPPLVGGAQPGMAPGMPAGHNGSSETRATTVRARRRRTRTIVAVATATVLTCGGVAYALMDMRGVEGSGGSNAALPTASTTGGRTSPGDLMSISPGEQSSGTPPKKDEGREPGPTSAPGNGGDKPAGDPSASPKATPGSTAKEPTPVSTACTGWAHSNRSDGYGHAAQNTHLYTGPYAGCSFVTEVKSGAKVYYHCYVTNAQANKWIYARIAGTDTEGWVFGDKTTLDSGTLARC